The following proteins come from a genomic window of Companilactobacillus pabuli:
- a CDS encoding lipoate--protein ligase codes for MFFIDTSRNGKPVYNAIVNQSLDNYLVNDLRLPGHGLILYVNNPSVIIGVHQNAYAEVNFPYLKEKNIQLVRRTSGGGAVYHDYGNFIFENIVIGNDEHFGEYDYFAKPILDALHAMGATDAQMHGRNDIVIDGKKFSGMTMFKVGDSFAAGGTLMFDLDMDTASKVLTPEKDKLESKGVKSVNKRITNIKSYLDEPYRSMDPVQFKDELLKHIFKVDKLSDIKTYKLTDHDWDIIDSRLKDKYDTDAWNYGKNPGFTNYVSKHFDIGTVAFNFSLKDEKISAIKIYGDFITGGDVSLIEKALLGTKFEKSALVEALSKVDLKNNLGDIEPEPLIDLLLS; via the coding sequence ATGTTTTTTATTGATACCTCAAGAAATGGCAAACCAGTTTACAATGCCATTGTGAATCAATCATTAGATAATTATTTAGTCAACGACTTGCGACTACCCGGACACGGTCTGATTTTGTACGTAAATAACCCTTCTGTTATCATTGGTGTCCATCAAAATGCCTACGCTGAAGTCAACTTCCCTTATCTCAAGGAAAAGAATATTCAACTAGTCAGAAGAACTTCCGGTGGAGGTGCTGTCTACCACGATTATGGCAACTTCATCTTCGAAAATATCGTTATCGGTAACGATGAACATTTCGGTGAATATGACTACTTCGCTAAACCAATTCTCGATGCCCTACATGCAATGGGCGCTACTGATGCACAAATGCATGGTCGTAACGATATCGTCATCGACGGCAAAAAATTCTCCGGTATGACTATGTTCAAAGTCGGCGATTCCTTTGCAGCCGGTGGAACCTTGATGTTTGACCTCGATATGGACACTGCCAGTAAAGTTTTGACACCTGAAAAGGATAAGCTTGAATCAAAGGGTGTTAAATCCGTCAACAAGCGTATCACTAACATCAAATCTTACTTAGACGAACCTTATCGCAGTATGGATCCGGTTCAATTCAAAGACGAATTATTAAAACATATTTTCAAAGTCGACAAATTATCCGACATCAAGACTTACAAATTAACTGATCACGATTGGGATATCATCGACTCCCGTTTGAAAGACAAATACGATACTGATGCTTGGAATTACGGCAAGAACCCTGGTTTCACTAATTATGTTTCCAAACACTTCGATATCGGAACAGTTGCCTTCAATTTCTCACTCAAAGATGAAAAAATCTCTGCTATTAAAATTTACGGCGACTTCATTACCGGTGGCGATGTCAGTTTGATTGAAAAAGCCTTACTTGGAACTAAATTTGAAAAATCAGCTTTAGTTGAAGCTCTATCGAAAGTTGATTTGAAGAACAATCTCGGTGATATCGAACCCGAACCACTAATAGATTTATTATTATCGTAA
- a CDS encoding histidine phosphatase family protein: MDIYFIRSGETFFNYLDKMQGWSDTPLTDNGHKDSYQMGRTLINLGETSENIYCSDMNRSVQTVTELNNGLKAAGGKVLNMITMPELREQFYGSFEGQSKKEVYKKIAGKTVEETLDEMNANQMQDKLSKIDPKHLAENSKEFWDRFGKGIEKILAVETKPVIVVTHSAILTAMVNMNAPFLLSQVESDNLSLTKVHFDGKKFEPKIVYYNEKVEQDL, translated from the coding sequence TTGGATATTTACTTTATACGTAGTGGTGAAACTTTTTTCAATTATTTAGACAAAATGCAAGGTTGGTCGGATACTCCTTTAACTGATAATGGTCACAAAGATTCTTATCAAATGGGACGGACCTTGATTAATTTAGGTGAAACTTCAGAGAATATTTATTGTAGTGATATGAATCGTTCAGTCCAAACAGTAACGGAATTGAACAATGGGCTAAAAGCTGCTGGTGGCAAAGTTTTGAATATGATTACAATGCCAGAATTGCGTGAACAATTTTATGGTAGTTTTGAAGGACAATCTAAAAAAGAAGTTTATAAGAAAATTGCTGGTAAAACGGTTGAAGAAACTTTAGACGAAATGAATGCTAACCAAATGCAGGATAAGCTATCAAAAATCGATCCTAAACATTTAGCTGAAAATAGCAAGGAATTTTGGGATCGTTTTGGTAAGGGTATCGAAAAAATATTGGCAGTCGAAACTAAACCAGTGATTGTAGTAACGCACAGTGCAATTTTGACGGCAATGGTCAATATGAATGCGCCATTTTTGTTAAGCCAAGTAGAATCAGACAATTTGTCGCTAACTAAAGTTCATTTTGATGGTAAGAAATTTGAACCAAAAATTGTTTATTATAATGAAAAAGTTGAGCAAGATTTGTAA
- a CDS encoding aldo/keto reductase: MVKNSVENAGKFEFDKDFVVNRLGYGTMQLTGKGVWGAYKDPQQAVDLIKNAFDLGVNFVDTADSYGPWEADTYLAQALKEYPDSDKIFISDKVGQVRTGPNEWIPLGRPEFLRQEVELSLRKFGRDHEDLLFLHRIDSQVPIEDQVGELKKMQDEGKIKHIGISQVTLDELKAAQKIAKIDAVENMYNVGHHKGDDAIVDYTKEQKMAFLPWFPLDTGHLAKDDGPLADIAKKYNASPAQIALAWLLKRSDNIIPIPGTSSLAHLKDNLESADVSLSDADFEKLSSLE, encoded by the coding sequence ATGGTAAAAAATAGCGTTGAAAATGCAGGAAAATTTGAATTCGATAAGGATTTTGTCGTTAACCGTTTAGGATACGGGACGATGCAATTGACAGGCAAGGGTGTTTGGGGTGCTTATAAAGATCCTCAACAAGCCGTTGATTTAATTAAGAATGCTTTTGATTTGGGCGTTAATTTTGTTGATACAGCCGATTCCTATGGACCTTGGGAAGCTGATACTTATTTAGCTCAAGCTTTAAAGGAATATCCTGATTCTGATAAAATCTTTATTTCTGATAAAGTAGGACAAGTTCGGACTGGTCCTAATGAATGGATACCACTAGGTAGACCTGAATTTTTACGTCAAGAAGTGGAATTGTCTCTACGTAAATTTGGTCGTGACCATGAAGATTTGTTGTTCTTGCACAGAATTGATTCACAAGTTCCGATTGAGGATCAAGTTGGCGAATTAAAGAAAATGCAAGACGAGGGTAAAATCAAGCATATTGGAATTAGTCAAGTAACGCTCGATGAACTAAAGGCTGCTCAAAAGATAGCTAAGATTGATGCAGTTGAAAATATGTATAATGTTGGTCACCATAAAGGCGACGATGCAATTGTTGATTATACTAAAGAACAAAAAATGGCCTTCTTGCCATGGTTCCCATTGGATACAGGTCATTTAGCAAAGGATGATGGTCCTTTGGCAGATATCGCTAAGAAATACAATGCTAGTCCTGCTCAAATAGCTCTAGCTTGGTTGTTGAAACGTTCTGACAATATCATTCCAATTCCTGGAACAAGCTCATTAGCTCATCTAAAGGATAATTTGGAATCAGCAGATGTTTCACTAAGTGATGCTGACTTTGAAAAATTATCATCATTAGAATAG
- a CDS encoding DHH family phosphoesterase translates to MIDEIMKNIEHYDTIIILRHQNPDPDAVGSQTALANILREAYPQKNIYTAGIDLSVLDWIGKMQQVDSETYQNSLVIAVDTANARRIDNNGDYKKADKIIKIDHHPNVDAFGDINWVDDTSASCAEMIYELTEKVANLKISKSAAYNLYAGMVGDTNRFLYAGTTYKTLEVAAKLAKTGINISEISLHEDEMSMRVARLEAYILDNFQVTDSGFGYIIIRKDELEKFNLDDGELDHVVPLIGRIKNVNNWIVVSEKDLNRFRVNLRSKNVSINGVAEKFGGGGHPLASGVYVGSMDEVKALIQDMDNLNK, encoded by the coding sequence ATGATTGATGAAATTATGAAAAATATCGAGCATTACGATACGATTATTATTCTCAGACATCAAAATCCAGATCCAGATGCCGTCGGGTCACAAACAGCCCTAGCGAATATTCTGAGAGAAGCTTATCCTCAGAAAAATATTTATACTGCTGGAATTGATTTGTCCGTTCTCGACTGGATTGGCAAAATGCAGCAGGTTGACAGTGAAACTTATCAAAATTCACTTGTTATTGCCGTTGATACAGCCAATGCTAGACGAATTGATAACAATGGTGATTACAAAAAAGCTGACAAAATCATTAAAATCGACCACCATCCTAATGTTGATGCCTTTGGTGATATCAATTGGGTCGACGACACCTCAGCCAGTTGTGCTGAAATGATTTATGAATTAACTGAAAAAGTCGCCAATCTTAAAATTTCCAAATCAGCTGCCTATAATCTTTATGCCGGCATGGTTGGTGATACAAATCGCTTCTTATATGCTGGAACAACTTATAAAACATTAGAAGTGGCTGCTAAATTAGCCAAAACTGGTATCAATATTTCGGAAATAAGTTTGCATGAAGATGAAATGTCGATGCGAGTAGCACGTTTGGAAGCCTACATTCTAGACAATTTCCAAGTAACTGATTCCGGATTCGGTTATATCATTATCAGAAAAGACGAATTGGAAAAATTCAATCTAGACGATGGTGAATTAGACCACGTTGTTCCTTTAATTGGACGCATCAAAAACGTCAATAATTGGATCGTCGTCAGTGAAAAAGATCTCAACCGTTTTAGAGTTAATCTTCGTTCAAAGAATGTTTCTATCAACGGTGTAGCTGAAAAATTTGGTGGCGGTGGTCATCCCTTAGCTAGTGGCGTTTATGTCGGTAGTATGGATGAAGTCAAAGCTTTAATTCAAGATATGGATAACTTAAATAAATAG
- a CDS encoding APC family permease, with product MPELDSKKSYISWPVVALMDFVTVIGFDDIVYNFHNQGLGIVFTWILMLFLFVVPYEMMVGHLGSTFDEEGGGVTSWVRATGGNLWGYICAWTVWVSSLPYIVDVANSTLISFGWLINGNGSMSDKMSNSMFALLTAVIFTIFIFIQHHLRNSLQILSIIGGGAMFIVSILYVVMMIAYLGQGNMPHTQPFTLKSFIPKFDMHYLSTFGLVIFAMNGSEFAAPYVTEMKNGKRDFPKAMWMLAIMTGFLTVLGSFALGVFFNAHHLPNDLKMNGSYYAFQYMGQEFGMGQFFLYLFALTQALYMMAQLAVLLDAGTRMFLSDTAKEYLPKGLTKLDKRGLPINGYWLTTGICTLIMVLSATLPNMNSIFNQLLNLNGIVSPYTTCFLFSSFILVRLHEDRFQSDFVYIKNKHLAILVGAWCFAITFGAATLGIFPTDETPGTSAWTHVLTLNIIEPLIMIAIGIILPLIARYQRNKELN from the coding sequence ATGCCAGAATTAGACTCGAAAAAGTCATACATTAGCTGGCCTGTTGTTGCTTTAATGGACTTCGTTACCGTTATTGGTTTCGATGATATTGTCTACAACTTCCATAACCAAGGTTTGGGAATTGTTTTTACTTGGATTTTAATGTTATTTTTATTTGTTGTTCCTTATGAGATGATGGTCGGTCATCTAGGTTCAACTTTTGATGAAGAAGGTGGCGGGGTCACTTCTTGGGTCCGTGCCACTGGTGGTAACCTTTGGGGTTATATTTGTGCCTGGACTGTTTGGGTATCCAGTTTGCCTTATATCGTTGATGTTGCCAATTCAACTTTGATTTCATTTGGTTGGTTGATCAACGGTAATGGTTCCATGTCAGATAAGATGAGCAATTCAATGTTCGCCTTATTGACAGCTGTTATTTTTACGATCTTTATTTTTATTCAACATCATTTAAGAAATTCACTACAGATTTTGAGTATCATCGGTGGTGGTGCTATGTTCATCGTGTCAATCCTTTATGTAGTCATGATGATTGCTTATCTTGGACAAGGTAATATGCCACATACTCAACCATTTACTTTGAAGTCATTTATTCCTAAGTTCGATATGCACTACTTATCCACTTTCGGATTAGTTATTTTTGCAATGAATGGTTCTGAATTTGCAGCTCCATACGTTACCGAAATGAAAAATGGTAAACGTGACTTTCCTAAAGCTATGTGGATGCTAGCCATTATGACTGGTTTCTTAACTGTTTTAGGTTCATTTGCTCTAGGTGTCTTCTTCAATGCTCACCACTTACCAAATGATTTGAAGATGAACGGTTCTTACTATGCTTTCCAATACATGGGACAAGAATTCGGTATGGGACAATTCTTCCTATATCTATTTGCTTTAACGCAAGCACTTTATATGATGGCTCAACTAGCTGTGTTGTTGGACGCTGGTACAAGAATGTTCCTATCCGATACAGCTAAGGAATATTTACCAAAAGGTCTAACAAAATTAGATAAACGTGGTCTACCTATCAACGGTTACTGGTTAACGACTGGTATTTGTACGCTTATCATGGTTTTGAGTGCTACTTTGCCAAATATGAATTCAATTTTCAATCAGTTGTTAAATCTAAATGGTATCGTTTCACCATATACGACTTGTTTCCTATTTAGTTCCTTTATCTTAGTTAGATTACACGAGGACCGCTTCCAGTCTGATTTTGTTTACATTAAAAACAAGCATTTGGCTATCTTAGTTGGTGCTTGGTGTTTTGCCATCACTTTCGGAGCAGCCACTTTGGGTATCTTCCCAACTGATGAAACACCGGGAACTTCAGCTTGGACACATGTTTTAACTTTAAATATCATTGAACCGCTGATTATGATTGCTATTGGTATCATCTTGCCATTGATTGCTAGATACCAAAGAAATAAAGAACTTAACTAG
- a CDS encoding ABC transporter ATP-binding protein encodes MQKIVEVQNIEKIYGKAGEKQFKALSDVNFEVKPGEFVGIMGASGSGKTTLLNILSTLDTPTSGKVQIAGQDITKLNNNQMADFRANKIGFIFQDFNLLENLTAYENIALPLALQNKPAKAIKPAVSGIAEKLGLTEILNHYPTELSGGQKQRVAAARALVHEPSIVFGDEPTGALDSKSARALMDTLTKINREDKVSILLVTHDPFSASFCDRILFIKDGEIGQELKKEDASRAEYYQEILDSLGTFAE; translated from the coding sequence ATGCAAAAAATCGTCGAAGTACAAAACATTGAAAAGATTTATGGAAAGGCTGGAGAAAAACAATTTAAAGCCTTGTCAGACGTTAATTTTGAAGTAAAGCCCGGCGAATTCGTTGGAATTATGGGTGCTTCAGGTTCAGGTAAAACTACCTTATTAAATATTTTATCTACATTAGATACCCCTACTAGCGGAAAGGTTCAAATCGCTGGTCAAGATATTACTAAATTAAATAACAATCAAATGGCAGATTTTCGTGCTAATAAAATTGGATTTATTTTCCAAGATTTTAACTTACTAGAAAACCTAACAGCTTATGAAAATATTGCTTTACCATTGGCTCTACAAAATAAACCAGCTAAAGCAATTAAGCCGGCAGTTTCAGGTATTGCCGAAAAATTAGGTTTAACGGAGATTTTGAATCACTATCCAACCGAATTATCTGGTGGTCAAAAACAACGTGTTGCGGCCGCTCGTGCTTTAGTTCATGAACCATCAATCGTCTTTGGGGATGAACCAACTGGTGCTTTGGATTCCAAGAGTGCCCGTGCTTTGATGGATACTTTAACAAAAATCAATCGTGAAGATAAGGTTTCAATTTTACTAGTAACTCATGATCCATTTTCAGCTAGTTTCTGTGACCGTATTTTATTCATTAAAGATGGTGAAATCGGCCAAGAATTGAAGAAAGAAGATGCAAGTAGAGCTGAATACTATCAAGAAATCTTAGATTCATTAGGAACATTTGCAGAATAG
- a CDS encoding FtsX-like permease family protein codes for MLNKLALSGIKHRLRDYSVLFSGLMIASAIFYMFMSLATNKAFLSSNSPASATSFIFAFGIVLLAIITIVYINYANTFLLSMRQKEYGMFMMLGAKSSKISKMIFVETFAIGAISTIIGTLIGIVATSFVSRWLINMLDMQVKHFSSFYLPALIWTFVFFIVIFIFSALRNSISLRRTKVLTLLNRDSQPVKIKRNGVLKAVQAVLGLLLLAIGYFTMYFSGNNPGAIYIGIPVALVTIVGGSYFTINAFVTSLIVMLKKNTKFSQKGLNNFTLSQLSFRINDYTKILSMVSIMFALALGAITVGLGFNNQIDNVVNGQNYYDVQLTNPNAAQNKRVKSLNVKEKVTYNYKTDGKNVYYRASEFKKQPIGYSKININTMKSSFNKSSNLKKNTNAQYELMNTRLPQTRAMETKFVSDQEYNSINSPVTKTVLVKTNSFKDNLSEIKAISKAENKRYPILKKAGGDKFAAYTLINGFFSGLEFMGFFLGIAFLAMLASCLMFKILSGANSDVKRYNMLYKIGTKPKMLRSTINKEIAVLFSVPAILGIIHVLIGLQLFVKILYQPYMHIEIPFAIFIVLYLGYYFLTRYLYKKIVLK; via the coding sequence ATGTTAAACAAATTAGCTTTAAGTGGTATCAAGCATCGTCTACGTGATTACAGTGTTTTGTTTTCTGGCTTGATGATTGCTTCAGCCATCTTTTATATGTTTATGTCGTTAGCCACGAATAAGGCTTTCTTAAGTTCAAATTCCCCAGCTTCAGCAACTAGTTTCATCTTTGCTTTCGGGATTGTTCTTTTAGCAATTATTACTATCGTCTACATCAATTATGCCAACACTTTTCTGTTGAGTATGCGTCAAAAAGAGTACGGGATGTTCATGATGCTCGGTGCTAAGAGTAGTAAAATTTCTAAAATGATTTTTGTTGAAACATTTGCAATTGGTGCTATCTCAACGATTATCGGTACATTGATCGGTATCGTTGCAACTAGTTTTGTCAGCCGTTGGTTGATTAATATGCTAGATATGCAAGTTAAGCATTTTAGTAGTTTCTATTTACCTGCATTAATTTGGACTTTCGTCTTTTTCATCGTTATTTTCATCTTTTCAGCACTAAGAAATTCTATTTCCTTACGTAGAACTAAAGTTTTAACGTTATTGAATCGTGATAGTCAACCAGTCAAAATTAAACGTAACGGCGTTTTGAAAGCTGTTCAAGCCGTTTTAGGTTTGCTTTTGTTGGCTATTGGCTATTTCACAATGTACTTCTCTGGTAATAATCCTGGTGCCATCTATATTGGAATTCCAGTTGCTTTAGTAACAATTGTTGGTGGTTCATATTTCACAATCAATGCTTTTGTTACTTCATTGATTGTTATGTTGAAGAAGAATACGAAATTCTCCCAAAAAGGGTTGAATAACTTTACACTTTCACAATTGAGTTTTCGAATCAATGATTATACAAAGATCCTTTCAATGGTTTCAATCATGTTTGCTCTAGCTTTGGGTGCTATTACAGTTGGACTTGGTTTTAATAATCAAATCGATAACGTTGTAAATGGTCAAAACTATTATGACGTGCAATTAACTAATCCAAATGCCGCTCAAAATAAGCGTGTGAAGAGTTTAAACGTTAAAGAAAAAGTTACTTACAATTACAAAACTGATGGTAAAAATGTTTACTATCGTGCTAGTGAATTTAAGAAACAACCTATCGGTTATTCAAAAATCAATATCAATACGATGAAATCTAGTTTCAATAAATCATCTAATTTAAAGAAAAACACTAATGCTCAATATGAATTAATGAATACTAGATTGCCACAAACTAGGGCTATGGAAACAAAATTTGTTAGTGATCAAGAATACAATTCTATTAACAGTCCAGTGACCAAAACTGTGTTAGTTAAAACTAATTCATTTAAAGACAATTTGTCTGAAATCAAAGCGATTTCTAAAGCCGAAAATAAACGTTATCCAATTTTGAAGAAAGCTGGTGGCGATAAATTTGCCGCTTATACTCTCATCAATGGTTTCTTCTCTGGCTTAGAATTTATGGGATTCTTCCTAGGAATCGCCTTTCTAGCTATGTTAGCCAGTTGCTTGATGTTCAAGATTTTGTCTGGTGCTAATAGTGACGTTAAGCGTTATAACATGCTTTACAAGATTGGTACTAAGCCTAAGATGTTGCGTTCCACTATCAACAAAGAAATAGCTGTCTTGTTCTCAGTTCCAGCAATTTTGGGAATTATCCACGTCTTGATTGGTTTGCAACTATTTGTGAAAATTTTGTATCAACCATACATGCATATTGAAATTCCGTTCGCTATCTTCATCGTCTTGTATCTTGGTTACTATTTCTTAACGAGATACCTTTACAAGAAGATCGTTCTAAAATAA
- a CDS encoding amino acid ABC transporter ATP-binding protein — MSMIEFRDVQKYYGNFHALKDVNLKIDKGETVVLIGPSGSGKSTLARTVNGLETIQEGQLIVNGHDIADKTTDINLIRKDVGMVFQHFNLYANKDVLENIMLAPRIVLKLSEEENKKQAMNLLDQVGLADKAHNMPSQISGGQKQRVAIARSLAMKPRCMLFDEPTSALDPEMIDDVLNVIKYVTNQGDMTSLIVTHEMGFAQEVANRVIFMDQGQILEDEPTDKFYNHPDNERARQFLSKIIKH; from the coding sequence ATGTCAATGATCGAATTCCGTGACGTACAAAAATATTATGGTAATTTTCATGCTTTAAAAGATGTTAACTTGAAAATTGACAAAGGGGAAACGGTAGTTTTAATCGGACCCTCTGGTTCTGGAAAAAGTACTTTGGCTAGAACGGTTAATGGTCTAGAGACAATTCAAGAAGGTCAATTGATCGTCAATGGTCATGACATAGCCGATAAAACAACTGATATCAATTTGATTAGAAAAGATGTCGGGATGGTTTTCCAACACTTCAATCTATATGCTAATAAAGACGTTTTAGAAAATATTATGTTAGCTCCAAGAATCGTTTTGAAATTAAGTGAAGAGGAAAATAAAAAGCAAGCGATGAACTTATTAGACCAAGTTGGTTTGGCTGATAAGGCTCATAACATGCCATCACAGATTTCTGGTGGACAAAAGCAACGTGTGGCAATTGCTAGATCTTTAGCGATGAAACCTCGTTGCATGCTCTTTGATGAACCTACTAGTGCTTTGGATCCAGAAATGATTGATGATGTTTTGAACGTTATCAAGTATGTTACTAATCAAGGTGATATGACTTCTTTGATCGTTACTCATGAAATGGGCTTTGCACAAGAAGTAGCCAACCGGGTTATTTTCATGGACCAAGGTCAAATTCTAGAAGATGAACCAACGGACAAGTTTTACAATCATCCTGATAATGAACGTGCTAGACAATTCTTGAGTAAAATTATTAAACACTAG
- a CDS encoding glutamate ABC transporter substrate-binding protein: MKRLKYLMLMMTSLLLLLTLSACGSKPLSSQNILENDKQSKTITWGVKADTKLLGLIDVKDGKEKGFEIDLATALTKKMLGKDAKAKFVTVTSQSRIPLLKNGNIDAIIATMTITPERQKTIDFSNSYFDAGQSLLVKDDSSVKKVEDLNNKTIIGVVGSNSVENVKKFAPKAQVLQLPDYAQALTALKSGQGDALTTDNVILAGMAVNNPGYKLQGKAFTTEPYGIGINKGQDDFRKAVNKALKEVQQDGTYNKLIVKWFGNVPGFNYKEVLRK, encoded by the coding sequence ATGAAACGACTGAAATATTTAATGTTGATGATGACTTCTTTACTACTCTTGCTTACTTTATCTGCTTGCGGGTCAAAACCGTTGTCTTCTCAAAATATACTCGAAAATGATAAACAGAGTAAGACAATAACTTGGGGTGTTAAAGCCGATACCAAATTGTTGGGCTTGATCGATGTTAAAGATGGTAAAGAAAAAGGTTTTGAAATTGATTTAGCGACAGCTTTAACTAAGAAGATGCTCGGTAAAGATGCCAAAGCTAAGTTCGTTACCGTTACGTCACAATCTCGTATCCCGTTACTGAAGAACGGTAATATTGATGCTATCATCGCTACAATGACCATAACGCCAGAACGTCAAAAGACAATTGATTTTTCTAATTCGTATTTTGATGCTGGACAATCATTATTAGTAAAAGATGATTCATCGGTTAAAAAAGTTGAAGATTTGAACAACAAAACCATCATCGGAGTAGTTGGTTCAAATTCAGTTGAAAACGTTAAGAAATTTGCTCCAAAAGCTCAAGTGCTTCAATTGCCAGATTATGCTCAGGCTTTGACAGCTTTGAAATCAGGACAAGGTGATGCTTTGACAACTGATAACGTTATTTTAGCTGGTATGGCAGTCAATAATCCGGGTTATAAACTACAAGGTAAGGCTTTTACAACTGAACCTTATGGTATCGGTATTAACAAGGGTCAAGATGACTTTAGAAAAGCAGTCAATAAAGCTTTAAAAGAAGTACAACAGGATGGAACCTATAATAAATTGATTGTTAAGTGGTTTGGAAATGTTCCTGGATTTAACTATAAGGAGGTGTTACGCAAATGA
- a CDS encoding amino acid ABC transporter permease, producing the protein MINLLSSNWHAFISGFGWTLLSSVLALFFSLIIGSLFAILEVVPNKILRIIGNVYVEVFRNIPLLVITMFFYLVIPLYIVKINGFTAGTIGLTIYTSAFIAETVRAGINSVDIGQMEAARSQGMTFWQAMRYIVLPQAFKYVIPPLGNQFVNLVKNSSVLAFVAGFDLMYQGNAIASQTFETVNTYIIVGLFYLVITLPISYYMQHLERKLA; encoded by the coding sequence ATGATAAATCTATTATCTAGCAACTGGCATGCCTTTATTAGCGGATTCGGTTGGACTTTGTTATCCAGTGTTTTAGCATTGTTTTTTAGTCTGATCATCGGCTCATTGTTTGCCATTTTGGAGGTTGTTCCCAATAAAATTTTGCGAATAATCGGTAATGTTTATGTTGAAGTTTTCCGTAACATTCCTTTATTGGTTATAACGATGTTTTTCTACTTAGTAATTCCGTTGTATATTGTTAAGATCAATGGTTTCACTGCAGGAACGATTGGTTTAACGATTTATACTTCAGCTTTTATTGCCGAAACAGTCCGTGCCGGAATCAATTCAGTTGATATTGGTCAAATGGAAGCTGCTCGTTCACAAGGAATGACTTTTTGGCAAGCTATGCGTTATATCGTTTTGCCACAAGCGTTTAAATATGTCATTCCACCTTTGGGGAACCAATTCGTTAACTTAGTCAAAAACTCATCAGTTCTAGCTTTCGTGGCTGGATTTGATTTGATGTATCAAGGTAATGCGATAGCCTCACAGACTTTTGAAACTGTTAATACATATATAATCGTTGGCTTGTTCTACTTAGTTATTACTTTGCCAATCAGTTACTATATGCAACATCTAGAAAGAAAATTAGCTTAG
- a CDS encoding amino acid ABC transporter permease has protein sequence MQNWIDAYSWINIRFLLQGLSVTILISVISVVLSFIFGSVLGIVRYSKIPYLSRIIGFVIDVIRNLPLLLIIFFVYFGLPAFGFKPDTIPAAILAMTVFESMMIAEIIRSGIMAVDIGQMEASRAMGMTFTQAMWHIVLPQAYKKMIPALVSQFISLIKDTSLATIIVVPELMQHGQVVYGQDPNYIIPVFVAMALMYFVVCYALSLLSKYIDHKMA, from the coding sequence ATGCAAAATTGGATAGATGCTTATTCATGGATAAATATTAGATTTCTTCTCCAAGGCTTGTCAGTAACAATTTTAATCTCCGTTATATCGGTGGTTTTAAGCTTTATTTTCGGTTCGGTTTTGGGGATTGTGCGTTATAGTAAGATTCCTTATTTATCAAGAATTATTGGTTTTGTGATTGATGTTATTCGTAATTTGCCGTTGCTACTGATTATCTTCTTTGTTTACTTTGGCTTGCCAGCTTTTGGATTCAAACCAGATACGATTCCGGCCGCAATTTTAGCGATGACAGTCTTTGAATCGATGATGATTGCTGAAATTATTCGTTCAGGAATCATGGCAGTTGATATTGGCCAAATGGAAGCTTCCAGAGCAATGGGAATGACTTTTACTCAAGCAATGTGGCATATTGTTTTGCCGCAAGCTTATAAAAAAATGATTCCGGCTTTGGTTAGTCAATTTATCTCACTGATCAAGGATACTTCTTTGGCAACTATCATCGTTGTGCCTGAATTGATGCAACACGGCCAAGTCGTTTATGGACAAGATCCTAATTACATCATTCCAGTCTTTGTAGCGATGGCCTTGATGTACTTTGTTGTCTGCTATGCTTTGTCACTGTTGTCCAAGTACATTGATCATAAAATGGCATAA